One genomic region from Harpia harpyja isolate bHarHar1 chromosome 1, bHarHar1 primary haplotype, whole genome shotgun sequence encodes:
- the RBFA gene encoding putative ribosome-binding factor A, mitochondrial isoform X1, protein MWSGRAAAAAPRWWRALRSSAALSGSRNLLRKMLRKKKKKFWYESPTLGSKMMYKQTNLASVMKDDQTKTRKEDNIRCRVLNSLIHRAVTEMMATSEVNQELYDLKLEICKVSLASNFSACRVYWNPAVATEEESYVESVLQKSAPRIRYLLMSQQIVGNVPPIVFLKDKEAAAVKEIEELLSIADFGRPEEEEETLSQNDSSELFSSATQSSDSPMQSNLFGIDHELLNKQIMDYKRLKVSRDIGSIAWTEEQEQQLSKIQKKMKKKRTRNPPDDDITPQKYLLDRYEADDWDDNTESVLDYELEDELQEEVDELEADDGKTLSQPTDKLK, encoded by the exons ATGtggagcgggcgggcggcggcggcggcgccgcggtGGTGGCGGGCGTTGCGCAGCTCCGCCGCCCTGAGCGGTTCCAGGAACCTGCTGAGGAAAATGCTCCGCAAAAAGAA AAAGAAGTTTTGGTACGAGAGCCCGACCCTGGGATCTAAAATG atgtataaACAAACCAATTTGGCCTCTGTAATGAAAGATGACCAGACAAAAACTAGGAAAGAAGATAACATACGCTGCAGAGTCTTGAATAGTCTTATTCATAGAGCTGTGACAGAGATGATGGCTACCTCTGAAGTTAATCAAGAACTTTATGATCTCAAGCTGGAAATCTGCAAG GTGTCCCTGGCATCAAACTTTTCAGCCTGTCGTGTGTACTGGAATCCTGCTGTCGCTACGGAGGAAGAAAGTTACGTTGAAAGCGTACTGCAGAAGAGTGCTCCGCGTATACG GTATCTTCTGATGAGTCAGCAGATTGTAGGAAATGTACCTccaatagtatttttaaaagacaaagaagcTGCAGCTGTAAAAGAG ATTGAGGAATTATTGTCAATTGCTGATTTTGGACGtccagaagaagaagaagaaacattatCTCAAAATGATTCTAG tGAACTGTTCTCTTCAGCAACTCAATCTTCAGATTCACCCATGCAGTCTAATCTTTTTGGTATTGATCATGAACTGCTGAATAAGCAGATAATGGACTACAAAAGACTGAAAGTGTCAAGAGATATAGGAAGCATTGCCTGGACagaagagcaggagcagcagctttctaagattcaaaagaaaatgaaaaagaaaagaacaaggaatCCTCCTGATGATGACATTACACCACAGAAATACTTACTGGACAGATACGAAGCTGATGACTGGGATGATAACACTGAATCAGTCTTGGACTATGAGCTGGAGGATGAATTACAGGAAGAGGTAGATGAATTGGAGGCGGATGATGGCAAAACTCTAAGTCAGCCTACGGATAAACTGAAATGA
- the RBFA gene encoding putative ribosome-binding factor A, mitochondrial isoform X2 produces MYKQTNLASVMKDDQTKTRKEDNIRCRVLNSLIHRAVTEMMATSEVNQELYDLKLEICKVSLASNFSACRVYWNPAVATEEESYVESVLQKSAPRIRYLLMSQQIVGNVPPIVFLKDKEAAAVKEIEELLSIADFGRPEEEEETLSQNDSSELFSSATQSSDSPMQSNLFGIDHELLNKQIMDYKRLKVSRDIGSIAWTEEQEQQLSKIQKKMKKKRTRNPPDDDITPQKYLLDRYEADDWDDNTESVLDYELEDELQEEVDELEADDGKTLSQPTDKLK; encoded by the exons atgtataaACAAACCAATTTGGCCTCTGTAATGAAAGATGACCAGACAAAAACTAGGAAAGAAGATAACATACGCTGCAGAGTCTTGAATAGTCTTATTCATAGAGCTGTGACAGAGATGATGGCTACCTCTGAAGTTAATCAAGAACTTTATGATCTCAAGCTGGAAATCTGCAAG GTGTCCCTGGCATCAAACTTTTCAGCCTGTCGTGTGTACTGGAATCCTGCTGTCGCTACGGAGGAAGAAAGTTACGTTGAAAGCGTACTGCAGAAGAGTGCTCCGCGTATACG GTATCTTCTGATGAGTCAGCAGATTGTAGGAAATGTACCTccaatagtatttttaaaagacaaagaagcTGCAGCTGTAAAAGAG ATTGAGGAATTATTGTCAATTGCTGATTTTGGACGtccagaagaagaagaagaaacattatCTCAAAATGATTCTAG tGAACTGTTCTCTTCAGCAACTCAATCTTCAGATTCACCCATGCAGTCTAATCTTTTTGGTATTGATCATGAACTGCTGAATAAGCAGATAATGGACTACAAAAGACTGAAAGTGTCAAGAGATATAGGAAGCATTGCCTGGACagaagagcaggagcagcagctttctaagattcaaaagaaaatgaaaaagaaaagaacaaggaatCCTCCTGATGATGACATTACACCACAGAAATACTTACTGGACAGATACGAAGCTGATGACTGGGATGATAACACTGAATCAGTCTTGGACTATGAGCTGGAGGATGAATTACAGGAAGAGGTAGATGAATTGGAGGCGGATGATGGCAAAACTCTAAGTCAGCCTACGGATAAACTGAAATGA
- the LOC128147420 gene encoding probable 2-ketogluconate reductase: protein MEGQDLPYVLIDRIGGKHGVYEDHVEFLEKHFHLITMTEYLENKKFLSKKIGAIYMWYHRPVINEELLQSLPNLKIVASSGVGIDHLDLKLLSSYGVKVSNTPFVVSTDTADLGMALMLASSRRLVEGYQIAVSPDTEYFPADWLGAEVSGATLGIVGMGTIGYKVAERAKAFEMKILYHNRNRRNKEEESAVGAIYCKKIDDLLQQSDFVLLSVNLTPQTHKLIGKRELELMKPTATLINTSRGLVVDQDALVEALQNKVIKAAALDVTYPEPLPRDHPLLKLKNVIITPHIGSATKKTRRLMMENMTESIQAGLAGLPIPNEVLL from the exons ATGGAGGGTCAGGACCTGCCTTACGTGCTAATTGACCGTATAGGAGGGAAGCATGGAGTATATGAAGACCATGTTGAATTTCTGGAGAAACATTTTCATCTCATCACCATGACAGAATATCTTGAAAACAAGAAATTTCTCAGCAAAAAGATCGGAGCTATTTATATGTGGTATCACAGACCGGTTATTAACGAAGAGCTGCTCCAGAGCTTGCCTAACTTGAAGATAGTTGCAAGCTCCGGAGTGGGAATAGATCACTTGGACCTGAAACTTCTCTCCAGCTATGGTGTGAAAGTGTCCAACACTCCGTTTGTTGTTTCCACCGACACTGCAGACTTGGGGATGGCTTTGATGCTGGCATCTTCCAGGAGACTTGTGGAAG GTTATCAGATTGCGGTCTCCCCTGACACAGAGTATTTCCCCGCTGACTGGCTGGGGGCTGAGGTTTCTGGAGCCACCCTGGGGATCGTGGGAATGGGCACCATCGGCTACAAAGTGGCCGAGAGAGCCAAAGCCTTTGAAATGAAGATTTTGTACCACAATCGGAATCGGAG aaacaaggaagaagaaagtgcCGTTGGAGCTATTTACTGTAAGAAGATAGATGATTTGCTGCAGCAGTCTGATTTTGTGTTGCTGTCTGTGAACCTGACTCCACAGACACACAAACTGATTGGGAAGAGGGAGCTGGAGCTGATGAAACCCACAGCTACTCTCATTAATACCAGCAGAG GTCTGGTTGTGGATCAGGATGCTTTGGTGGAAGCCCTTCAAAACAAAGTTATTAAGGCAGCTGCTCTGGATGTCACATATCCTGAACCTTTGCCAAG GGATCACCCTTTGTTAAAGCTGAAGAATGTCATAATAACTCCTCACATTGGAAGTGCCACCAAAAAGACACGCCGCCTTATGATGGAAAACATGACGGAGAGCATACAAGCCGGTCTTGCGGGTCTTCCTATCCCTAATGAAGTATTACTGTAA
- the LOC128147729 gene encoding probable 2-ketogluconate reductase, producing MGEGELPGLLVNEIGGKHGILHGHILAFLKKHFYLITMKEFLEDRKRMSKKVQAIYLWWHKPVIDQELLQSLPNLKVIANPGVGMDHLDLKLVARFGVKMANAPCAVSSSTADTGMALLLASARRLVEGYHIAMSSGMEYCETDFLGAEVTGATLGIIGMGSIGYKIALRAKAFKMNILYHNRTQRKEQEEQAVGTTYCEKIDGLLQRADFVMVVVSLTPQTHKLIGKREMELMKPTATLINISRGAAVDQEALVTALQTGVIRAAALDVTHPEPLPRDHTLLKLKNVIITPHLSIKTDKATYMITEEAVEKTY from the exons ATGGGAGAAGGAGAGCTACCTGGGCTTTTGGTAAATGAAATCGGTGGCAAACATGGGATATTGCATGGCCATATCCTGGCATTCCTGAAGAAACATTTCTACCTCATCACCATGAAGGAATTTCTTGAAGACAGAAAGCGTATGAGTAAAAAGGTCCAAGCGATCTATTTGTGGTGGCACAAACCAGTCATTGACCAAGAGCTCCTCCAGAGCCTACCAAACTTGAAAGTGATTGCGAATCCAGGAGTAGGGATGGATCACCTGGATCTGAAGCTTGTCGCTCGCTTCGGTGTGAAGATGGCTAATGCTCCATGTGCTGtttccagcagcacagcagataCTGGGATGGCTTTGCTGCTGGCATCTGCTAGAAGACTAGTGGAAG GCTATCACATTGCAATGTCTTCAGGTATGGAGTACTGTGAAACTGATTTTCTGGGAGCTGAAGTTACTGGAGCTACTCTAGGGATTATTGGCATGGGCAGCATTGGGTATAAGATTGCTCTGAGAGCCAAAGCgtttaaaatgaacattttgtaCCACAACAGGACACAGAG gaAAGAGCAAGAGGAGCAAGCTGTCGGCACCACTTATTGCGAAAAGATAGACGGCTTGCTCCAGCGGGCAGATTTTGTGATGGTGGTGGTGAGCCTGACACCTCAGACGCACAAGCTGATCGGGAAAAGAGAGATGGAGCTGATGAAGCCCACGGCTACTCTCATTAACATCAGCCGAG GTGCAGCAGTTGACCAAGAGGCGCTGGTGACAGCTCTGCAGACCGGTGTTATCAGGGCCGCAGCTTTGGATGTCACCCACCCCGAGCCACTGCCCAG agatCATACGTTGTTAAAATTAAAGAACGTCATTATAACGCCTCACCTCAGCATCAAAACAGACAAGGCCACCTACATGATAACAGAGGAAGCAGTTGAAAAAACATACTAG
- the LOC128147537 gene encoding probable 2-ketogluconate reductase isoform X2, whose translation MLRSKAFSLLKPIPLMSGQSNLAYKFIHPAIASHGHCCHRRSVDYRQRYKTHPGSAGGRTISAPQTKVMAEEELPGVLILDIGGTHGVLENLAALLKKHFRLITMKEFLQNKKEMSKKIQSIFVFECRPTIDRELLESLPNLKVIGNSGVGVDHLDLKMISSFGVKVTNTPHAVADPTADIGMALMLASARRLVEGCQTAVSPDTKYFAVGWLGVEVTRATLGIIGMGSIGYRVAQRARAFDMRILYHNRNRRKEEEEAVGAHYCEKMEDLLQQSDFVMLVVNLTPETHKLIGKKELGLMKPTATLINISRGAVIDQDALVEALQNKVIRAAALDVTYPEPLPRDHPLLKLNNIIITPHIGTATVQAIRMMAEEAITNMLAVLNGQPIPSEVFPK comes from the exons ATGCTCAGGAGCAAAGCATTCAGTTTGTTAAAACCGATTCCCTTGATGTCTGGCCAGTCAAATTTGGCTTATAAATTTATTCATCCAGCTATTGCTTCTCATGGACATTGCTGTCACAGGAGAAGTGTGGATTATAGACAGAGGTACAAGACACACCCTGGTAGTGCTGGAGGACGAACAATAAGTGCTCCTCAGACCAAG GTCATGGCAGAAGAAGAGTTACCAGGGGTTTTGATTCTGGATATAGGAGGAACTCATGGTGTGCTAGAAAACCTTGCAGCACTTTTGAAGAAACACTTTCGCCTTATCACCATGAAGgaatttcttcaaaacaaaaaagaaatgagcaaaaaaaTCCAATCTATTTTCGTGTTTGAGTGCAGGCCGACTATTGACCGAGAGCTTCTAGAAAGCCTGCCTAATTTAAAGGTAATTGGAAACTCTGGGGTTGGAGTCGATCACTTAGACTTGAAAATGATTTCTAGCTTTGGGGTAAAAGTGACCAACACCCCACATGCCGTGGCGGACCCAACAGCAGACATAGGAATGGCCTTGATGCTGGCCTCTGCCAGAAGACTAGTGGAAg GCTGCCAGACTGCAGTTTCTCCAGACACGAAGTATTTTGCTGTTGGCTGGCTGGGAGTGGAAGTAACCAGAGCGACGCTTGGGATCATCGGGATGGGCAGCATTGGTTATAGAGTGGCTCAGAGAGCCAGAGCCTTCGATATGAGGATCCTGTACCATAACAGGAACCGGAG aaaggaggaggaagaggcggTTGGTGCCCACTACTGTGAGAAGATGGAAGACTTGCTGCAGCAATCTGACTTTGTTATGTTGGTTGTGAACTTGACTCCTGAGACTCACAAACTGATTGGGAAAAAGGAGCTTGGGCTGATGAAACCCACAGCTACTCTTATAAACATCAGCCGAG GTGCAGTTATTGATCAAGATGCATTGGTAGAAGCTCTCCAGAATAAGGTTATTAGGGCTGCCGCTCTGGACGTGACGTACCCTGAGCCTCTGCCAAG AGATCATCctttgttaaaattaaataacatCATCATAACCCCTCACATCGGAACTGCAACAGTCCAAGCTATCCGTATGATGGCAGAAGAAGCAATAACAAATATGCTGGCTGTTCTTAATGGCCAACCCATTCCAAGTGAAGTGTTTCCCAAATGA
- the LOC128147537 gene encoding probable 2-ketogluconate reductase isoform X1 — protein sequence MLRSKAFSLLKPIPLMSGQSNLAYKFIHPAIASHGHCCHRRSVDYRQRYKTHPGSAGGRTISAPQTKVMAEEELPGVLILDIGGTHGVLENLAALLKKHFRLITMKEFLQNKKEMSKKIQSIFVFECRPTIDRELLESLPNLKVIGNSGVGVDHLDLKMISSFGVKVTNTPHAVADPTADIGMALMLASARRLVEGCQTAVSPDTKYFAVGWLGVEVTRATLGIIGMGSIGYRVAQRARAFDMRILYHNRNRRRKEEEEAVGAHYCEKMEDLLQQSDFVMLVVNLTPETHKLIGKKELGLMKPTATLINISRGAVIDQDALVEALQNKVIRAAALDVTYPEPLPRDHPLLKLNNIIITPHIGTATVQAIRMMAEEAITNMLAVLNGQPIPSEVFPK from the exons ATGCTCAGGAGCAAAGCATTCAGTTTGTTAAAACCGATTCCCTTGATGTCTGGCCAGTCAAATTTGGCTTATAAATTTATTCATCCAGCTATTGCTTCTCATGGACATTGCTGTCACAGGAGAAGTGTGGATTATAGACAGAGGTACAAGACACACCCTGGTAGTGCTGGAGGACGAACAATAAGTGCTCCTCAGACCAAG GTCATGGCAGAAGAAGAGTTACCAGGGGTTTTGATTCTGGATATAGGAGGAACTCATGGTGTGCTAGAAAACCTTGCAGCACTTTTGAAGAAACACTTTCGCCTTATCACCATGAAGgaatttcttcaaaacaaaaaagaaatgagcaaaaaaaTCCAATCTATTTTCGTGTTTGAGTGCAGGCCGACTATTGACCGAGAGCTTCTAGAAAGCCTGCCTAATTTAAAGGTAATTGGAAACTCTGGGGTTGGAGTCGATCACTTAGACTTGAAAATGATTTCTAGCTTTGGGGTAAAAGTGACCAACACCCCACATGCCGTGGCGGACCCAACAGCAGACATAGGAATGGCCTTGATGCTGGCCTCTGCCAGAAGACTAGTGGAAg GCTGCCAGACTGCAGTTTCTCCAGACACGAAGTATTTTGCTGTTGGCTGGCTGGGAGTGGAAGTAACCAGAGCGACGCTTGGGATCATCGGGATGGGCAGCATTGGTTATAGAGTGGCTCAGAGAGCCAGAGCCTTCGATATGAGGATCCTGTACCATAACAGGAACCGGAG aagaaaggaggaggaagaggcggTTGGTGCCCACTACTGTGAGAAGATGGAAGACTTGCTGCAGCAATCTGACTTTGTTATGTTGGTTGTGAACTTGACTCCTGAGACTCACAAACTGATTGGGAAAAAGGAGCTTGGGCTGATGAAACCCACAGCTACTCTTATAAACATCAGCCGAG GTGCAGTTATTGATCAAGATGCATTGGTAGAAGCTCTCCAGAATAAGGTTATTAGGGCTGCCGCTCTGGACGTGACGTACCCTGAGCCTCTGCCAAG AGATCATCctttgttaaaattaaataacatCATCATAACCCCTCACATCGGAACTGCAACAGTCCAAGCTATCCGTATGATGGCAGAAGAAGCAATAACAAATATGCTGGCTGTTCTTAATGGCCAACCCATTCCAAGTGAAGTGTTTCCCAAATGA
- the LOC128147537 gene encoding probable 2-ketogluconate reductase isoform X3 → MAEEELPGVLILDIGGTHGVLENLAALLKKHFRLITMKEFLQNKKEMSKKIQSIFVFECRPTIDRELLESLPNLKVIGNSGVGVDHLDLKMISSFGVKVTNTPHAVADPTADIGMALMLASARRLVEGCQTAVSPDTKYFAVGWLGVEVTRATLGIIGMGSIGYRVAQRARAFDMRILYHNRNRRRKEEEEAVGAHYCEKMEDLLQQSDFVMLVVNLTPETHKLIGKKELGLMKPTATLINISRGAVIDQDALVEALQNKVIRAAALDVTYPEPLPRDHPLLKLNNIIITPHIGTATVQAIRMMAEEAITNMLAVLNGQPIPSEVFPK, encoded by the exons ATGGCAGAAGAAGAGTTACCAGGGGTTTTGATTCTGGATATAGGAGGAACTCATGGTGTGCTAGAAAACCTTGCAGCACTTTTGAAGAAACACTTTCGCCTTATCACCATGAAGgaatttcttcaaaacaaaaaagaaatgagcaaaaaaaTCCAATCTATTTTCGTGTTTGAGTGCAGGCCGACTATTGACCGAGAGCTTCTAGAAAGCCTGCCTAATTTAAAGGTAATTGGAAACTCTGGGGTTGGAGTCGATCACTTAGACTTGAAAATGATTTCTAGCTTTGGGGTAAAAGTGACCAACACCCCACATGCCGTGGCGGACCCAACAGCAGACATAGGAATGGCCTTGATGCTGGCCTCTGCCAGAAGACTAGTGGAAg GCTGCCAGACTGCAGTTTCTCCAGACACGAAGTATTTTGCTGTTGGCTGGCTGGGAGTGGAAGTAACCAGAGCGACGCTTGGGATCATCGGGATGGGCAGCATTGGTTATAGAGTGGCTCAGAGAGCCAGAGCCTTCGATATGAGGATCCTGTACCATAACAGGAACCGGAG aagaaaggaggaggaagaggcggTTGGTGCCCACTACTGTGAGAAGATGGAAGACTTGCTGCAGCAATCTGACTTTGTTATGTTGGTTGTGAACTTGACTCCTGAGACTCACAAACTGATTGGGAAAAAGGAGCTTGGGCTGATGAAACCCACAGCTACTCTTATAAACATCAGCCGAG GTGCAGTTATTGATCAAGATGCATTGGTAGAAGCTCTCCAGAATAAGGTTATTAGGGCTGCCGCTCTGGACGTGACGTACCCTGAGCCTCTGCCAAG AGATCATCctttgttaaaattaaataacatCATCATAACCCCTCACATCGGAACTGCAACAGTCCAAGCTATCCGTATGATGGCAGAAGAAGCAATAACAAATATGCTGGCTGTTCTTAATGGCCAACCCATTCCAAGTGAAGTGTTTCCCAAATGA